From the Polaribacter gangjinensis genome, the window TGTGTATGAAGGAAGTAATTTGCCTGAAGGAAAAAAATCATACGCTGTAAGTTTTGTATTGCAAGATGAATCAAAAACCTTGGAAGAAAAGCAAATTGAAAAAATCATGCAAAAATTACAACAATCGTTTGAGAAAAATTTAAACGCAGTTTTGCGATAATTTATAAGCTCCTAATTTGGAGCTTTTTTTTACATTTGAGGATATGTATAAAACTATTTTAAGACCTATTTTATTTCTTTTTGATCCAGAGAAAGTGCATTATTTCACTTTTTCTTTGATTAGGTTTTTATCAAAAATTCCCTTTGTTTCTTCACTTTTTAGAAGTTATTATCAATTGAATGATGTGAGATTAGAGCGCAAATTATTCGGACTTACATTTAAAAATCCAGTAGGTTTGGCAGCTGGTTTTGATAAAAATGCAGTTTTATATAACGAATTGGCTGATTTTGGTTTTGGCTTTATTGAAATTGGTACTGTAACTCCAAAAGGACAAGAAGGAAATCCCAAAAAACGCTTGTTTCGCTTAAAAGAAGATCAAGGAATTATCAACAGAATGGGGTTCAACAATCATGGTTTAGAAGCTGTTATCAAACAATTAAAAAAGAACAAACACAAAGTTATTATTGGCGGAAATATTGGAAAAAATACCCAAACATTGCCAGAAAATTACACAGCTGATTATCTAGAATGTTTTCAAGAATTACATCCTTTTGTTGATTATTTTGTGCTGAATGTGAGTTGCCCAAATGTTTCAAGTCATGCAAAACTGAATGACAAAGACTATTTGATTTCACTAATTACTGCATGTCAAAAAGTAAATCAAACGTTTAAAATTAAAAAACCAATTTTATTAAAAATCGCTCCAGATTTAAACGATCATCAATTAGATGAAATCATTGAGTTGGTTGCAGAAACAAAAATTGATGGGGTAATTGCTTCCAACACTTCAACATCAAGAGAAGGTTTAAAAGTTTCAAAAGAAAGATTGCAACAAATAGGAAATGGCGGTTTGAGTGGGCAACCTATTAAAAATCAAAGTACTAGAGTGATAAAATATTTGTCAGAAAATTCTCAAAAAGCGTTTCCAATTATTGGAGTAGGAGGCATTCATTCTGAACAAGATGCTTTAGAAAAACTCAAAGCGGGTGCAGATTTGATACAAATTTACACAGGTTTTGTTTATGAAGGACCAAGTTTGATAAAACGCATCAACAAAGCAATTTTAAATCAATTGTAGCAATGTTTGAAACGTTGATTTCTTTTGCATTAGCAACGTCTATTTTGGCTATTTCTCCAGGTCCTGACAATATTTTTGTATTGACGCAAAGCATTGTCAATGGAAAAAAATACGGATTTGCCACTGTTTTTGGTTTAATGACAGGCTGTATTATTCATACAACTTTGGTTGCATTTGGTGTTTCTGCAATCATTAAAAGTCATGAAAATCTGTTTTTTTTATTAAAAGTATTCGGAGCTTCATACTTGTTGTTTTTGGCTTACAAAGTGTATCAAAGTGATGCTGAAATTACTTTTTCAACAGAAAACATTCAAAAAAAATCCACTTTACAACTATTCAAAACAGGCTTTTTAATGAATGTCTTGAATCCGAAAGTGACTATTTTTTTCTTGGCTTTTTTTCCGCAATTTTTGTTTTCTAAAGAGCTTTCATCAGTTATTCAATTTTACATTTTAGGACTTATTTTTATCTTAGTTTCTTTTATTATTTTTGGAAGTATTGCCTTTTTAGGAGGTAAAATTTCTGATTATATTCTTCAAAACAAACAAACTGGTTTGATTTTAAAATGGGCACAAATTCTTGTTTTTGTTGGGATTGCACTTCTCATTTTTTGGTAATTCTTATACATAAATAAATTTGAAAAGATAGTTGAATGGGTATTCTTTGTGTTTTTCTCAAAAAAGCAATCTTATTTTTTAAAATTCAATAATTTTCTGTAATAAATAATTTTACAAATTCGTTTCTTTCGCTATCTTTGATTTCAATGAAACAAGTCAAAATCATAGAATGTCCAAGAGATGCCATGCAAGGCATTAAAAGTCATTTTATTCCTACCGAAAAAAAAGCATTGTACATCAATTCGTTGTTGAATGTGGGTTTTGATACCATAGATTTTGGAAGTTTTGTATCGCCTAAAGCCATTCCTCAAATGCGAGATACTGCTGAAGTTTTAGCAATGTTAGATTTGTCTAGAACACAGACCAAATTATTGGCAATTGTAGCAAATACAAGAGGTGCAAGCGATGCTTCGCAATTTGAAGAAATTGATTATTTGGGCTATCCTTTTTCTATTTCTGAAAATTTTCAGATGCGAAATACACACAAAACGATTGAAGAATCTATTGAAACTTTGGATGAGATTTTAGAAATTTCTATCAAAACAAATAAAGAAGTTGTTGCTTATTTGTCTATGGGTTTTGGAAATCCGTATGGAGATCCTTGGAATGTTGATATTGTAGGAAAATGGACAGAAAAACTTGCTAAAATGGGAGTGAAAATTTTATCATTATCAGACACAATTGGCAGTTCAACTCCCGAAATTATTGATTATTTATTCTCCAATTTAATTTCACAATACCCAAAAATTGAATTTGGGGCGCATTTGCATACTACTCCTGATTCTTGGTTCGAAAAAGTTAATGCAGCTTTCAAAGCGGGTTGCGTTCGTTTTGATGGCGCTATTAAAGGGTATGGAGGTTGTCCAATGGCAAAAGATGATTTGACAGGAAACATGCCTACTGAAAAATTACTGAGTTATTTTACGGCGCAAAAAGCCAATACCAACATAAAACCCATGAGTTTTGAGAGCGCTTACAACAAAGCCTTAGAAATATTTTGACATGAAAAATCATAAACTCCTATTCCTTTTTACGTTCTTAATTTCTTTTTATTCGTGTGTAAAAAATAACGACAAAATTGATTTTACCATTATGCAACTTAATGATGTGTATGAGATTGCACCCATTCAAGGTGGAGAATTTGGAGGAATGGCAAGAGTAGAAACCTTACATCAACAGTTGTTGCAAG encodes:
- a CDS encoding quinone-dependent dihydroorotate dehydrogenase, producing MYKTILRPILFLFDPEKVHYFTFSLIRFLSKIPFVSSLFRSYYQLNDVRLERKLFGLTFKNPVGLAAGFDKNAVLYNELADFGFGFIEIGTVTPKGQEGNPKKRLFRLKEDQGIINRMGFNNHGLEAVIKQLKKNKHKVIIGGNIGKNTQTLPENYTADYLECFQELHPFVDYFVLNVSCPNVSSHAKLNDKDYLISLITACQKVNQTFKIKKPILLKIAPDLNDHQLDEIIELVAETKIDGVIASNTSTSREGLKVSKERLQQIGNGGLSGQPIKNQSTRVIKYLSENSQKAFPIIGVGGIHSEQDALEKLKAGADLIQIYTGFVYEGPSLIKRINKAILNQL
- a CDS encoding LysE family translocator, giving the protein MFETLISFALATSILAISPGPDNIFVLTQSIVNGKKYGFATVFGLMTGCIIHTTLVAFGVSAIIKSHENLFFLLKVFGASYLLFLAYKVYQSDAEITFSTENIQKKSTLQLFKTGFLMNVLNPKVTIFFLAFFPQFLFSKELSSVIQFYILGLIFILVSFIIFGSIAFLGGKISDYILQNKQTGLILKWAQILVFVGIALLIFW
- a CDS encoding hydroxymethylglutaryl-CoA lyase, encoding MKQVKIIECPRDAMQGIKSHFIPTEKKALYINSLLNVGFDTIDFGSFVSPKAIPQMRDTAEVLAMLDLSRTQTKLLAIVANTRGASDASQFEEIDYLGYPFSISENFQMRNTHKTIEESIETLDEILEISIKTNKEVVAYLSMGFGNPYGDPWNVDIVGKWTEKLAKMGVKILSLSDTIGSSTPEIIDYLFSNLISQYPKIEFGAHLHTTPDSWFEKVNAAFKAGCVRFDGAIKGYGGCPMAKDDLTGNMPTEKLLSYFTAQKANTNIKPMSFESAYNKALEIF